A window of the Lolium perenne isolate Kyuss_39 chromosome 7, Kyuss_2.0, whole genome shotgun sequence genome harbors these coding sequences:
- the LOC127313007 gene encoding 65-kDa microtubule-associated protein 1, with protein sequence MGVAGHNDPLLGETTCGSLLQKLQLIWDEVGETDDDRDKMLLQLEQECLDVYRRKVDQASTSRAHLLQQLANSRSELTRLLSSLGELSISGVIIPDKTTGTIKEQLAATSPFLEQLCRKKEKRVKEFADVQLQIQTIRGEIAGSLQVGDHLETPHVDEDDLSMKKLNEFLFELQALQKEKSTRLHKILDLVSSVHDLCSVLGMDFLNTVTEVHPSLSDSVGADSKSISDETLSRLSKMVTELKEEKVKRLEKIQALASQLTDLWNLMDTTVEERQLFDHVTCNMSSALDRVTAPGALALDVIEQAQLEVERLDQLKASRMKEIAFKRQTELEDIYAQAHIAIDTSAARDRILSVIDSSMFEPSELLADMESQILKAKEEALSRKDILEKVDRWMLACEEESWLEDYSRDDNRYSATRGAHLNLKRAEKARLLVNKIPAIVDMLVVKTQAWEQDHNTAFTYDGVALLAMLEEYRILRQEKEEEKRRMRDQKKINDQLAAEQEKLFGSKPSPARPQSAKKLPGPRANCGAVNGTPNRRLSVLQSGGRSASRDGRRETVRPSAPVNYVSLTKDDVASQASST encoded by the exons ATGGGAGTGGCAGGTCACAACGATCCTTTGTTAGGTGAAACAACGTGCGGATCTTTGCTGCAGAAACTGCAG CTGATATGGGATGAGGTTGGTGAGACCGACGATGATCGCGACAAGATGCTACTTCAGCTTGAGCAGGAGTGCTTAGATGTTTATAGGAGAAAGGTTGATCAGGCTTCTACTTCCAGGGCACATCTCCTTCAGCAGCTAGCCAACTCTAGATCCGAGCTTACTAGACTCCTCTCTTCACTGGGAGAGTTGTCTATTTCTGGTGTCATAATT CCTGACAAGACAACTGGTACAATCAAGGAGCAACTAGCAGCGACATCACCATTCTTGGAACAGCTCTGCAGGAAAAAAGAGAAGAGGGTGAAAGAGTTTGCTGATGTACAACTCCAGATTCAAACAATACGTGGTGAAATTGCAGGGAGTCTACAAGTTGGTGATCACTTGGAAACACCCCATGTTGACGAGGATGATCTTTCAATGAAGAAATTAAATGAATTTCTCTTTGAACTACAGGCACTGCAAAAGGAAAAG AGTACTAGGCTGCACAAGATTCTCGACTTGGTGAGCTCAGTGCATGACCTTTGTTCTGTCCTTGGGATGGATTTCTTGAACACAGTTACTGAAGTTCACCCTAGCCTCAGTGACTCTGTTGGTGCTGATTCCAAGAGTATTAGTGATGAAACACTATCTAGGCTGTCTAAAATGGTGACTGAACTTAAAGAAGAGAAAGTAAAGAGGCTTGAAAAG ATTCAAGCTCTAGCTTCCCAGCTAACTGACCTTTGGAACTTAATGGATACCACTGTGGAGGAACGACAACTTTTTGATCATGTCACTTGCAATATGTCCTCAGCATTGGACAGAGTGACAGCTCCAGGAGCTCTGGCTCTTGATGTAATTGAGCAG GCTCAACTTGAAGTTGAAAGGCTGGATCAGCTAAAAGCCAGTAGGATGAAGGAAATTGCATTCAAAAGGCAGACTGAACTTGAAGATATCTATGCCCAGGCTCATATTGCAATAGATACTAGTGCTGCAAGAGATAGGATACTGTCTGTTATTGATTCTAGTATGTTTGAGCCTTCGGAACTACTGGCCGATATGGAGAGCCAGATACTTAAAGCAAAAGAGGAGGCCTTGAGCAGAAAGGACATACTGGAGAAGGTTGACAGGTGGATGttagcatgtgaagaagagagctgGCTTGAAGACTATAGCCGG GATGATAACAGATACAGTGCAACTAGAGGCGCACATCTGAACCTTAAACGTGCAGAAAAAGCTCGTCTTTTGGTTAATAAAATTCCAG CTATTGTTGACATGCTGGTGGTGAAGACCCAGGCTTGGGAACAAGACCACAACACAGCATTCACCTACGATGGTGTTGCTCTTCTTGCAATGCTGGAGGAATACAGAATCCTGAGACAGGAAAAGGAGGAAGAGAAGCGGAGAATGAGG GACCAGAAGAAGATAAACGACCAGCTAGCTGCCGAGCAGGAGAAGCTGTTCGGCTCGAAACCGAGCCCAGCCCGGCCCCAGTCGGCGAAGAAGTTGCCTGGGCCTCGGGCGAACTGCGGCGCGGTGAATGGCACGCCAAACCGGAGGCTATCGGTGCTGCAGAGCGGTGGTAGGTCGGCGAGCCGGGATGGGCGGAGGGAGACAGTCAGGCCGTCGGCGCCTGTGAACTATGTCTCCCTCACCAAGGATGATGTGGCTTCGCAGGCTTCTTCAACTTGA
- the LOC127313008 gene encoding protein IQ-DOMAIN 33, with product MGLAGGIVRRVLSKSPCSSGGGAGNSERSPGDRKRWRSSLRLYLCGDEAGAAAVDQEEEEDDDDDGTVASAGSFETCPVTRVPVADQVGGADSSNPEEPRHRIGGDAVEDGVSTRPVGEEEAARLIQSAFRRFMARRRLLQEVLRRSSGQEGCYAEEEPATPVSASMAASVEVQVGESLSNLRLSDDGGASPTPSAQHRASQKTRPPQVFRAKEEWDDSTLSSNVLRMRIQSRMEATTRRERALAYAFSQQLRSGGGTKKRSSRSDQGDFNVGWSWLERWMATRQAEPGADDSASKNATDAGSAVAGRRVVVPVRRRQDVAAVEEKESCGSNSVSAAVSFDGSSAGGRSGSLSCYRPGKNNRPRGARNLPRRKVAAAASDHGLQARSHKVSKKARQREQKQLQKDHQAEANVYDPRQPPTDY from the exons ATGGGCCTCGCCGGCGGCATTGTCCGGAGGGTCCTCTCCAAGAGCCCCTGCAGCTCGGGCGGCGGCGCCGGCAACAGC GAACGGAGCCCTGGCGACCGCAAGAGGTGGCGGAGCTCTCTCCGGCTGTACCTGTGCGGCGACGAGGCCGGCGCGGCGGCCgtcgaccaggaggaggaggaggacgacgacgatgacgggaCGGTTGCCTCCGCCGGAAGCTTCGAGACTTGCCCGGTGACTCGAGTTCCGGTGGCAGATCAGGTCGGTGGTGCCGACAGCAGCAATCCTGAAGAGCCTCGGCATCGGATTGGTGGAGACGCCGTGGAGGACGGCGTGTCGACGAGGCCGGTcggcgaggaggaggcggcgaggCTGATCCAGTCTGCGTTCAGGAGATTCATG GCAAGGAGGCGACTGCTGCAGGAGGTGCTGAGAAGGAGCTCGGGGCAGGAGGGATGCTACGCTGAAGAGGAGCCCGCGACCCCCGTCTCGGCGTCCATGGCGGCGTCGGTGGAGGTCCAGGTAGGGGAGTCCCTGAGCAACCTCCGGCTGAGCGACGACGGCGGCGCGTCGCCGACGCCGTCGGCGCAGCACCGGGCCAGCCAGAAGACGCGGCCACCGCAGGTCTTCAGAGCCAAG GAGGAGTGGGACGACAGCACGCTGAGCTCGAACGTGCTGCGGATGAGGATCCAGAGCAGGATGGAGGCCACCACGCGGCGGGAGCGAGCCCTCGCATACGCCTTCTCGCAGCAG CTGAGGAGCGGCGGCGGCACGAAGAAGCGGTCGTCGCGGTCGGACCAGGGGGACTTCAACGTGGGGTGGAGCTGGCTGGAGCGCTGGATGGCGACGCGGCAGGCCGAGCCAGGCGCCGACGACTCTGCGAGCAAGAACGCGACGGATGCTGGGTCGGCGGTGGCCGGGCGGCGGGTGGTGGTGCCGGTGAGGAGACGGCaggacgtcgccgccgtcgagGAGAAGGAGAGCTGCGGGTCCAACAGCGTGTCCGCCGCCGTCAGCTTCGACGGCTCCAGCGCCGGGGGGCGGAGTGGCAGCCTGAGCTGCTACAGGCCCGGCAAGAACAACCGGCCCAGGGGTGCCCGGAACCTGCCGCGCCGGAAGGTGGCGGCGGCCGCGTCAGACCACGGTCTCCAAGCGAGATCACACAAG GTGAGCAAGAAGGCGCGGCAGAGAGAGCAGAAGCAGCTGCAGAAGGATCATCAAGCCGAGGCCAATGTGTACGATCCCCGCCAACCTCCAACGGACTACTGA
- the LOC127313006 gene encoding pentatricopeptide repeat-containing protein At1g03540-like has translation MPPPRTTFTAPHHQVIRLLDSHDLPAAARLAAAHPSSPVSLAAVLLRHPPPRLGYCLHARAARAGVLADRYVANALLAFYLRLPRHLPHALRAFDDLPRRDVVAHSSILAAFLRAGLPRRALHSLRSMVAGADGVSPSAHALSAAVKACAMLRDRNAGACVHGSILVRGFDDDDIVLSALVDMYGHAGSPGDARKAFEEMRAPDGICYTSLISAFVRNDWFEEAMRWFRTMVMTRGVEPDGCTFGSMMTALGNLRRISQGREAHAQVLTRGLCGNNVIVESSTLDMYAKCGMMLEARKVFDRMQVRNAVSWCALLGGYCQNAEYEKVLALFRQMDKEYDDLYSLGTVLRACAGLSSVKPGKEIHCRFLRNGGWRDVVVESALVDLYAKCGALDYAYRIFEASSVRNTITWNAMICGFAQNGHAEGAINLFNRMVREGARPDYISFIGVLFACSHTGMVEEGRNYFNSMSKDYGIAAGIEHYNCIVDLLSRVQLLEEAEDLINKSPFRDDSSLWAAILGASATHSNPDVAERVAKKMMELEPHYHLSYVLLENVYRTVGRWEDASEIRKLMQSRKVKKEPGTSWIDVNRSKLHVWNAKGAPSELVASEDIITDGRSP, from the coding sequence ATGCCCCCGCCGAGGACCACCTTCACCGCGCCTCACCACCAAGTCATCCGCCTCCTCGACTCCCACGACCTCCCCGCCGCGGCGCGCCTGGCGGCCGCGCACCCCTCGTCCCCCGTCTCCCTCGCCGCCGTCCTGCTCCGCCACCCGCCGCCCCGCCTCGGATACTGCCTCCACGCCCGCGCCGCGCGCGCGGGTGTCCTCGCCGACCGCTACGTCGCCAACGCCCTCCTCGCCTTCTACCTCCGCCTGCCACGCCACCTCCCGCACGCGCTCAGGGCGTTCGACGACCTGCCTCGCCGCGACGTCGTCGCGCACTCCTCCATCCTCGCCGCGTTCCTGCGCGCGGGGCTTCCCCGCCGCGCGCTCCACTCCCTCAGGTCCATGGTCGCCGGCGCGGACGGCGTCTCGCCCAGCGCCCACGCGCTCTCGGCCGCCGTCAAGGCCTGCGCCATGCTCCGCGACCGCAACGCGGGCGCCTGCGTCCACGGGAGCATCCTTGTCCGGGGATTCGACGACGACGACATCGTGCTGAGCGCGCTAGTGGACATGTACGGCCACGCGGGCTCACCAGGAGACGCCCGGAAGGCGTTCGAGGAAATGCGCGCCCCCGATGGGATATGCTACACCTCATTGATATCAGCCTTCGTGCGGAACGACTGGTTCGAGGAGGCCATGAGGTGGTTCCGGACTATGGTCATGACGCGTGGGGTCGAGCCGGATGGCTGCACGTTTGGTTCGATGATGACGGCGCTGGGGAACCTGAGGAGAATCAGTCAAGGCCGCGAGGCGCATGCCCAGGTACTGACCCGTGGCCTGTGTGGTAATAATGTGATCGTGGAGAGCAGCACGCTGGACATGTACGCCAAGTGCGGGATGATGCTGGAGGCGCGCAAGGTGTTTGACAGGATGCAGGTCAGGAATGCGGTTTCATGGTGTGCGTTGCTCGGTGGGTACTGCCAGAACGCGGAGTACGAGAAGGTTCTCGCGCTATTTCGGCAGATGGATAAGGAATACGATGACTTATACAGTTTGGGGACTGTTTTGAGGGCATGTGCTGGTCTATCTTCTGTGAAGCCGGGAAAAGAGATCCATTGCCGGTTTCTGAGGAACGGTGGCTGGAGAGACGTGGTTGTTGAGTCCGCGCTTGTAGACCTATATGCAAAATGTGGCGCTCTAGACTACGCTTACAGAATTTTCGAGGCGAGCAGTGTCCGTAATACGATTACTTGGAATGCCATGATTTGCGGCTTCGCTCAGAATGGCCACGCCGAGGGGGCTATCAATCTGTTCAATCGGATGGTCAGGGAAGGAGCCAGGCCTGACTACATCAGTTTCATTGGTGTTCTTTTTGCATGTAGTCATACTGGAATGGTTGAGGAGGGACGGAACTACTTCAACTCTATGAGCAAGGACTATGGCATTGCCGCTGGAATCGAACACTACAATTGCATTGTTGATCTTCTCAGCAGAGTACAACTGCTGGAAGAGGCTGAAGATCTGATAAATAAGTCACCCTTCAGAGATGATTCCTCCTTGTGGGCAGCAATCCTTGGCGCTTCTGCCACACATTCTAACCCAGATGTAGCAGAAAGGGTTGCCAAGAAAATGATGGAGCTAGAGCCTCACTACCACTTGAGCTACGTTCTTCTTGAAAATGTGTACAGAACAGTTGGACGGTGGGAAGATGCTTCGGAGATAAGGAAGTTGATGCAATCAAGAAAGGTGAAAAAGGAACCCGGGACGAGCTGGATTGATGTAAACAGAAGTAAATTACATGTATGGAATGCTAAAGGTGCACCTTCAGAACTTGTTGCCTCTGAGGACATCATCACAGATGGCAGAAGCCCATAA
- the LOC127315318 gene encoding protein MAIN-LIKE 2-like: protein MAGRSLLNRDIERAHRAAKLEANPNSLSPMVTRGGNQNWQIHPGWVQRLKWAGLLPFARLVEATRSEVIGERVGTPIKRLQQDHSLLTNLVDRWRPKTHTFHFRWGEMAPTLQDVSFLLGLPLAGQPIGPLAEPVLWDQEMSARFEGTRAGQTEFLCEDHGPKCDWLLNFEVSQFTPPMSEAQITRSLEAYILWLLGKVMFTENHQTTISRRFIPIALEIAEAQTADDIIQRSWGSAVLASTYRAVVLGEVPDWSARHRCSAVRGKRVG from the exons ATGGCAGGAAGATCATTGCTCAATAGGGACATTGAGAGGGCGCACCGTGCGGCCAAGCTAGAGGCCAACCCTAATAGCTTGTCACCAATGGTGACACGCGGGGGTAATCAAAATTGGCAGATACACCCCGGTTGGGTTCAGAG GTTGAAGTGGGCTGGACTTCTACCTTTTGCACGGTTGGTTGAGGCCACTAGGTCAGAGGTCATCGGTGAGCGAGTAGGCACACCGATCAAGCGCCTTCAGCAGGACCACTCCCTACTGACCAACCTGGTGGATCGGTGGAGGCCCAAGACACACACGTTCCACTTTCGATGGGGagagatggcccctactctccaggacGTGTCTTTCTTACTGGGCCTACCGTTGGCGGGTCAGCCCATAGGCCCGCTGGCAGAACCAGTGCTTTGGGATCAAGAAATGTCTGCACGTTTTGAGGGAACTCGTGCGGGCCAGACTGAGTTTCTCTGTGAGGACCACGGTCCAAAGTGTGACTGGTTACTCAACTTCGAG GTTTCACAGTTCACACCGCCGATGAGTGAGGCACAGATCACTAGGAGTCTCGAGGCGTACATATTGTGGCTGCTTGGGAAGGTCATGTTCACAGAGAACCATCAGACCACCATCAGCAGGCGCTTCATCCCCATTGCACTGGAGATAGCAGAGGCACAAACCGCCGACGACATCATACAGCGGAGTTGGGGTTCCGCGGTTCTAGCATCCACATACCGAG CTGTGGTCCTGGGAGAGGTTCCCGATTGGTCGGCCAGACATAGATGCTCAGCGGTTCGGGGCAAACGAGTTGGATGA
- the LOC127311800 gene encoding uncharacterized protein: protein MATAQVQQVVAAPAHDNSCVKEEEKNHQIIQDTPCAEVKEPASHAKVHDDNGGCKDEEGKGELEVAATDTDTNTDEGQGIAQEVAAKLAIQNGPAEAEAEHTKEGRSGRGAKKTDKAAAKAKGAIVPVDDDTDDEVAAPEGVKKTEKTAVIPIDDETDEEVVAPADDQAPVAASVAPEEAAEAAEEEVTKNGKEDACEEKAHEE, encoded by the exons ATGGCGACGGCTCAG GTTCAGCAAGTCGTGGCGGCACCTGCGCACGACAACAGCTGCGTAAAGGAGGAAGAGAAGAACCACCAGATCATCCAAGACACGCCCTGCGCCGAGGTGAAAGAACCAGCTTCTCATGCCAAGGTACACGACGATAATGGGGGCTGCAAGGACGAGGAGGGCAAGGGCGAGCTGGAAGTCGCCGCCACCGACACCGACACCAACACCGATGAGGGTCAGGGCATAGCACAGGAGGTCGCAGCCAAGCTCGCCATCCAGAACGGCCCTGCAGAAGCAGAAGCTGAGCACACCAAGGAAGGACGATCCGGCCGTGGGGCGAAGAAGACAGACAAAGCAGCCGCCAAGGCCAAGGGGGCGATCGTTCCCGTGGACGACGATACCGATGATGAGGTCGCTGCGCCCGAAGGGGTAAAGAAGACCGAGAAAACGGCGGTCATTCCCATCGACGACGAGACTGACGAAGAGGTTGTTGCGCCCGCAGATGACCAGGCTCCGGTGGCAGCATCTGTCGCTCCTGAAGAGGCGGCGGAGGCAGCCGAGGAGGAAGTGACCAAAAATGGCAAGGAAGATGCATGTGAGGAGAAGGCTCACGAGGAGTAG